TGCAGGCAGAGGGGAGAGCGAAGCAGCAAGCGTCAGTaggggacagaagcaggaagcaaAAAGGAAACACATGATCATTACCTTGTAGCTCAAAGTCAGAACCACTTCTGGGATATCAGTCTGTCCAGTTGGAAATcaatttcacctgctgttgtacaaatggaacaggcagcaggtggagatgagaggaaattaacaaaacaaacccTAAAGGaatggtcctgcaggtggtggccacAGATCATTTCCTTCCTTGTCATCCTCCTTTCTATGTGCTTTTTGGTCACGTTTGCATTTTGCCAGTATCTTACCGCTAGCGTTAACATGAGGTGTtgtctgcaacccacagaagtTGCTAAGGTaatgcagctcatccaggatggcacatctgtggcaggaaggtttgctgtgtctctcAGCAGTGTTGAAAGTATGAAAGAGATACCAGGAGATGTGGAGGGGCCCAtaggaggacaacaacccagcaAGAGGACCGCTATCTACTCCTTTGTGCAAGAAGGAACAGGTGGAGCTCTGCCTCAGCCCcacaaaatgacctccagcagccactaatgtgcatgtttctgctcaaactgtcagaaacagactcaaTGAGGGTGGCGAGAGGGTCCGAAATCCACAAGTAGGTACTGCACTCGCAGCCAAACATCATGTATccagattggaatttgccagagaacacagGATTGGCAGATTCACCATTAGCGGTGCTTTTGAGGTGAGAGCAGGCTGACTTCGAGCACATGTCACAAATGTCTGGAGACActgtggagaacgttctgctgccggCAACATCAAGCATCGATGTGGGGCAGTGATGGGCGGGGGAAGCATATCTGTGGAGGATCGCCCAGACCTCCACATGCTAGCCAGAGGTCCCTGACTGGCATTAGGTACTGGGATGAGCTCCTCAGCCCCATTGTCAGTCCTTGTGTACGAGTACGTCAGCAGTTCTTGCATGACAAAGGCATTTATGCTATGGACTGGTCTGCCCACttaccagacctgaatccagtcCAGGACCTCTGGGACACCTTGTCTTCTTCcttcatcaccaccaccaccacgtcGCACCACAAATTGTCCTGGGGTTGACTGAAGCCCTGATCCAGGTTTGGGAGGAGATCCGTCAGGAGGACTTAATTGGTTTAAAGAAGTTTACAGAGTTATATGAATAACAGTGACTAAAGTCTAACTCAGCAGTCTAACTTGACCGTGATGCTGTAGCAAAAATCaggcaaaacaaaagagacCCTTCTGTCAGTGGATGGAAATATCAGTCATGGCATCTCATCTGACTGTTCTGACTAAAAACCACAGTTTGATATCATCAGAAGGTGATGgcaataaaatgcaaattataAATCCAGAAGTCTTTAGTCTGGACTACGATAATTAACCacaaaatcccctgcaatattttcctgttggtattcactcttgttttgagttactTGGTAGACTGGATGATTGAGCTCCCACAGTAATAAGGTGGGAggcatttttatacttttttacaCTGTTAGTGGCCTCCTCTTCATACTGGTCACCATCCTGGTCACATtctgctgtgggatggcatcccatccCTCAATCAGGAGTTGATGAAGGTGTAGCAGGTGTGGTGTTTTGGTCACTCACAGCACAAACAGCACACCCAGACCAATAACACCACTGATCAACTGGGTTAACTGGTCCTTTCTCTCTTGTCAGAAATTTTAGAGGTACTCTATGATCCTGTGGGGGATAGCATTATCATCCtggactaatcaggctttccagtgATGTACAATACAACGCCAAATGAtattattaaaggaaaataaaaaaaatatcaacctAACATAAATTTCTTTGCTGAGTTCAGTAAATGATTTAGTTGCAGATtcccaacaaaaaaaaacccgtCCATTtttcaagaggaaaaaaaatcttatttattgAAGAGTCAATACATCTGCAGCTAAAACAGTGACTGTAAGCTGAAATTAGCactataaaaacacaactgaagATGAACTATTCTACAAGTACATCAACGTAACAAAAAGGCAGCATGTGAAAGTTCAGATAGCTAACGtaactaaatgtaaaacaatcATGGCAtgaaaagaggcagaaaaaaagatttgaacaacaacaaaatgacagcaaaatgataataaatgctCAGGTAAAACACACCATTCATATATTAAAACCATTGGAAATCATCTTGAagaggaacaaaaaaaacaagtatttaCATGACAGAAGTTTccatcattcattttctattataaAACATCAGTGAAATAGAAGAGGGAACATTGTCTAGTTCTTTCATATTAATCAGGTACTTTAAatttactgaaaaagaaaaaaacaccccAGTTTTTTGTCACTGTTGGCCTCTGTTTCATCCCACTTTTACCTGTTTGTAAGCTAACCTCTTTAGTCGTGAGGCCATAGGCACATACCAGCCACGTTTCCACTGATAattaatcatattttatatttttcaacaCAAATTTACATAATTGAAAGTGAAGTATCACTTTTTCCTGCAAAACTTTAAGGTGAGTGAAGAGTTATTTTAAAGGAATATGATTTATGATGATATATATGATTTATACTGGCAGGTTTCTACTGAATTATTGGAAAattacatgataaataaatcCATTAAGAGTGTTATTATATGATGACAGACCTCTGCACTTCAGATATCACAGGGCATAACTACTACCACTTGCATATTACTTGTTAGTACTTTTGAACTCAGTACGGCAGCTATGTGCAAACACCTTGAGAAGAAGTTGAAAATTTTAGTCCCTTAaatgcttctttcttttctcaagtaagtcatttttattagtGTCCAAGCACTGAAGTCAAACCAAATACAACTTTCCAGCGTCGACTCAGTTTAATTCAGCATCTGAAATCTACAGAGAGAATCTCACATGACCGTTCTCAGGATACAGAGAAAGCTCCTCTGTGCTGCCTAGTCCATTATTCAGTTCTGAAAATGACACAGACAgagaaatgaactttttttgcACACAAATTACACTCAGCTGGCatcaataaacattttaaatatgtgtggaCAAAGAACATCAAACCTAGACAGTATGTGTGTCTGTACTGAGACGGACAAATCTACAAATTACCATAGAGCATGCATGTAAAAGAGCATGCACATTTTAAATAGCCGTATATTAGAATTCCTTAAACATGTAACCTAATTAATAACTTCTAGATGTATTCTGAGGAAGGAATGATAAAACAAgccaacttaaaaaacattactgGATCCCTCAAGGGGAAAATGGTGTTCTCATAATAAACCATCAACAGCAGTATGAATGTTCAGCACTCTGCTGGAACGCCCTGGTTCATGCACCAACATAAACCGGTTAGTTAGAAAATGATTAGAACAAGAttcttttacaggaaaaacGTCATTAAAGTATATCACAACAAAACTTTCTGGTTGGGATTGTAAAACAGAACTTGAATAAAGAGTTGGatagagttaaaataaaataaaataaaataaaataacataaaataaaataaagaaaagaaaagaaaagaaaatattcacaACAAAGTAATCTCGAGGCACTTTTATATACAGTTGtatttaatgcaattaattgtgGTCCATTTGTAATTCCATTAAAGTAAACCCACTATATGATCCACATCAGCCGGTTCATACAGAATCATTGCCTAGCTAAGAAACCAACTAATTACATTGAATCTTCTCTTTATtaaatcccccatcctgagcgtGCACGGGGAGACGGCACACTTCGTACACAGCTGCCCTCTCGACCTTAGAAGTCACATATTCTAGCTTTTCTTTCTCCCTGTATGAACACACAACCCTTGGGGACATCTTCGGAAGGAGGACAGTACTGATAAATTTCAGGCTGCTGAACTATTGATCTTTTATCTGACTGGAGAGTGGAGAGCTGTGGATCTCTTTGAGGCATGGTGTGGGAACAATCACTTCATCTTGAACATTAATTTGGATTATAGGAGGGGCAGAAATAAGCTGAAAGCTGTTTCTATCCTGAGAGAAGAGATGGAGATAGTGGAGGACCGGGGAGACCTGGCTGTTCACCTGAATAATAATACTGAAGTTGTCCACAAATGCAAaagaacttcttttttttatatatctggGGTGGGGAGTGCAGTTTTCTTTGCAGCAatctgttggggcagcagcatgGCTCTGTGCTGCAGACGTGTTTGGGGCCTTTGAGTTAAAATGAATGTTCCACCAGCTGATATGCATAAAAAGCTTCTTCAGCAGAAGAGATTCCTTAAGGATTAATTGCATCACCTACCTGCCCATTTActtattctttttacttttcttttggcaaataatatatttatttttcacttacACTGAACCATTTTGTTTAAACTAATTCTCtccttttatttaaagagtaagGCCACAATTTTGTGTTGTTGAGTAACTGCCATTAATACCTGAGAAAATGAGCTTCTCCTTCATGATGTTGACGTCTCGACTGGGCCGCCGTACAGCACTGAGCATAATCTGCTCCGGGTTATAGTTCTGCATCCCACTAATTCTCCACCTGATACAGCaaacacagattaaaaaaaaaaaaaaaaaacaacaacttccaAGCAGAAGGAGAATGATTGCAGCAACTTCATTGTAATAGTCACACACATGAAACGTATacattcaacacacacacacgctgacAGAAGACGTAAACAAGAGTGGCGAAGGAGAAGAAGGATCAGCTTTGGGAGTGTGATGCATAAAAAGCACAAAGAGGACAGACGAGGCAGAAACAAAGGCCACGCAGATGCAGCAGTTACCTGATCATATGATAGCTGACAGATGCCAGgggggcagcagaggaaggttGCATGCAGATCAGGCAGAGCACAGGACAGAGAGCGAGAATGtcaaagaggaagagaagacaGGAAGACAGCAAGAGGTTGTAGCACAGAGGACAAacatggaaaaaagaagaaagagctggatgagcagtcagtgtgaaaacagCAGTCTGGACGATGAGATGCGTTTAGATAAAActcttcagattttatttacatgcaaCCCTATTTTTATAGATGGCTTTAAAATCCACAACATATTTTGGTGCAGGTCAAGGAACTGGAAGAAAACAGAGCATGATAGAAACTTGTCTACTTTATCCTCTTAATCACTTTTCAATTcactaaaaatgattttttttctccgtTTCTGAAGCTACATGTGCCATAAAGTTAATCTAAGGTATATGTAAGTGCTgtgatacatttaatttaaagaattGGATCAGgtgaaaatatttcttctttctgaCATTATTCCTTTTTGTACTTACTTCTGGAAACAGAAAATCCCTATAACTATGGCGAGGGAGACGAGGTCCGAAGAGATCCAGATGAAGTTGTATGCACTATGactctgtaagaaaaaaaaaagaagagtcgTTCCCAATGGTTGCCATCAGAGGTCACCATAGACATTTATGTCTGCTGAAGCTGACACAATGGCAGAGGATAAATGCTGTAGGACAGCTGCTCTTCACTTCAGATCTGTGCTCTTGCCTCGACCTGTCTTGGCCTCTTTCCCAGGCTCTTATTGTTCTTCAACGCCATGCTGAGCTAAAGTCTGCCGCTGAGCTCCCTCATATTTCTCCTTGCCCTTGATTCTTGCTGGGCCCTCGTCAGTCTCTGTCCTCTCTCCAGCTGTCCTCTCATCTCGCTATGCAACCTTGTCTgtttgaatgtatgtgtgtgagtggtaCGAGATGAGAGAAAGATAGCTGTTTACCATGAGCCAGACAGGGTAAGGCACTTTTCGGAGGACTTGAGGAGCATCAGAGGACACAGAAGGCACCCCGCTACACCACAGAATGGAGTAGAGCCATGGCTCATTCACAGGGTAGACAGTCACACTCACATTGTTGGCCAAATATTCCCTGGGGCGAAGAAAAATACATGTCAGCACTTAATATAAAGGCCTTTACTCTTTACTCTCTTGTCCACACCGATGTCCTGCATGGCCACTTTGTTGTCATGGTAAAGTCAAACATGTGAAACCAACAATATTTCATACAAAGACACAATATTTTGCATAGCTTGCACAACCAAGGTATTTGGCTGCACAGGTCAAATGTCCATTAAAAGCTCCAAAAACTGTGTAACATACTTCAACTTCACCACCATCGCCCTTCCATGAACAAACCATCTATAAAgtagcaaaaaaacaaaaaacaaagagccAAGACGAGAACATATAGGAGCACTGTATGAACTGTATGCACACTGTATGTGGTCATTCTGATTATTGATGTGAAGCGGTTTGCCAACCAACCTAACATGGATGCTTTTGGACtatgggaggaagccggagtaccctgAGAGAACCCGCACATGCATGGGGACAATATGCCAtctccacacagaaaaccaaaacaaactttgaaCCAGGAACCTTTTTGTTGCTAGGTGACAGTGCTatccaccacaccaccatgtaGCACCTTACCTAAACAGCCATCTCTAGATTAATGGCTGCATCCAAACGCTCCATGGAACTGAATTTTCACAACAAtttattataaagaaataattttaatgGACATAGATGTATAGGAATGACTAGCTTGAAGTGGAATGTAAAAATACACTTTGCCTGGTAAActctgccctctagtggtgatattttttaaagttaaaagctataaaatccacttttaagaACAGTCTTAGGCACAAGTCTGCCAATTTTACAAGCAAAGTAAATCCAATGTGATCAAAGCTCAAAACCAAATAACAAATATATTAGTGGCTAATGTAGCTGAACACAGCAAGCCTGAGATTATGATGAGTAAGCTATACAGGTGTGGGATGCACATTACTTTTTATGTGCAgatgttttactgtaaattttAGTCTTCAGacccaatcagcactggttcagGTAACATCATTAGGTGATTTGTCCATTTCCAAGCAGCTCTTTTTGGATACATAAATATTCTGAAAACATCAAgacttttaaagaaatttataaaATCAGAGGATTTTCATGTCAATATCATGATTTCACATATGTTTAAGACTAGTTTTGGTGTCTGTTTATCTCCTTATCTttttaaagttagaaaaaaaaacccaaaacaaaactatagaCCAAGGCAAAAGGTTGTGCAGGGGCAGTTCCCTTCACTTCGCATCACTGGCTGTGAAAAAATAGGTTTTCAAAACGCTATGCACAGATTTCCCCACAGTTTCTTCAGGGATACTAAACTTCTCGAAGACTGTTCTTACTGTATGTCTTCATAGCTGATCTTGCCGTAGTGGAGAGTTAGACTTGTAATTCCTCGCTGCCTTATCTCTTCTACTGACAGCTTCTCATTTGTGGTTTGCTGAAGCCCTCGCACCCTCCCCCTGTCTGTGTCGGGGGACAATGTCACCTGGCAGAAACACACAGGAGGACCCTGATTAAACAGCATGCAAacctaagaaaacaaaaatgaggtGTTCCTTGTGGAATTTATATATTACTTTGGTAAATCAGCATAGCTAGTGAGAGGTATTTATGAAGTTAGGGGGTATGCACAGGTAAGATTACAACATTCATCGCCTTAAACTTTAAAAGAGGTTAATATGGTGGAGCCTGTACCCCTCACCCTTTTGTGGGAAATTCCTGCTTTCTGCAAAGCCCACAGTGTGTCCATAAACCAGCTCCGGAAACGTGGATGCTCCGGTGGAGGCTTGCGGATGTTGACAAGCGCAGAGCTGTTGGCCCTGGCTGCCAGACGCAGCATCTCCACAAGGCTGCAAACCGTTAGGTTTCCTATCCTGCTGCGATCCTTTGCTGTCAGGGTTTTGACTGTCCAGTAGGGGTCACTCTGGAAGCAGAAGAAAGCAGCAGAAGGGTTGAGACTgagcttgattttttttttttttttttgagcatttaaaactaattttgtAAGAAGATAACCCAGTGGACTGAAGGCTGAGTTAAAGAGAACTACAATACCTCCAAAAACCACTGCCCTGCATTCAGAGAGCGTATTTCTGTCCAGTTGAAGAAGGAGGCATCTTCACGCTGTCTCGATGGAAAGACCTTACTGACGTCCGTTGTTCGTCTCAGTGTGTGATCTCGCATGAGGAAGGGTACTCCATCCACACTAAGAGGCAAAACAGTCATTGCTTTGCTTACAATCAGTATTATACTCAGGGATACCACAAGAgccatgaaaaaagaaagaaacagtaaCCGAACATGCTGATAATTCTATTCtacattctattctacagtcatttagcagacgcttttatcccaagagacttacatttgagagtaagaacaacacaagcatgaattcaaacaagatgggacgtcataattaagtgatagtcagaccgcttttgagtccagttggaccaggtgctgtcatgtagtgctagtgcagtgcatataatttatttatttatttttttaagtcaatCAACCCTTTCAGTCTTTTATTAGTTACAAGACAGTAGattgtgtaaaataaatcattttcttgCTTCATCTcctaaaatgaataatttctaCCTATACCTCAACTCAGATCTATATATGGAACTTCAGAGCACACTGAAcctattaaatataaataactcATTATTAATGTGTAATTAATGACCTGATGGTGACATCTGCTTCCAGGGAGCTGGCTCCGTGCTGCAGGGCTCTGTTAAAGGACAACATGGTGTTTTCTGGGGCCAGCTAGAGCAGAGAGGAGACATGCAGGAGGGTTACCATTAGTTACTatgtacagaaaaacagacGTATATGAAGCTTTGTCCTGTACATATAACCAAGGAGCAGAGGATTTTTATTACTATGTGCTGTTATGGATAACTTTCAGTTTAAAGGaagtttattcctttttatgGCATTGTTTTACATTGCAGAGAGCTGAAAGCcatgtgtttcttctttttgttacaACTGTATATATGCACACAATAGTCCATCTTTTGAGggaagagaaaaaggaaaaaaaaagctttgaacaTCTCTGAGTTTGTTGCTCATGTGAAACAGTATTTGCTTAACTGCCTGACGCCAGTAGCTATTTGTAGTGTTATGCAGCTGTTACCACTCAGCTGTGTTATACATTGTAGAGTCATGCACATATTCAGTTTGCTGCACGTGCTCAAAACACAGTGTAGCCATGCCATTGTAACACTTAAGTGAAAAAGTCATATTAAAACCAATTGACATGTTTGCAAAGCAccagcaaaaagcaaaacaaacaaaaaaacagaacagctGTCAGGTTCTGGCAGTGCTTTTCCATCCGGTGCTGCACCGATCACCCATTTCAACAGATAACTGGATCAGACAAATGAGTTCTGGTAAAGCACCAACTCACCATAGGCGCTCCCCGTCGGCCAATTACATTTGGTCGCGGTTTGAGGGTACTGCGGTCCATGATGCAGGGGCAGGTGAATGTGAGCGGTGCCAGGCAAACAGCCAGGAGGATTAGAAAGTAAACCACCAACACCATCATCTGGaaatctgaggaaaaaaacaaaaatggtttaaattacTTTAACTGATATTGGCCATTCATCACGACGAGCATGTGTGTGCGGATTCATGAGAAGAAATAGGTAACCCCTTTTGATTCTGCAAATTGGGAAACAATTAACCCACAAAGTTCAGGCAGTAACCGAAAAGCATGAACTTGTGCTGCAAACAGGATTAAGAAACCAAAGGCAAAGATCTGCACAGCATTCTTTACCTAAAATACAAGTCAACACTTACTGGATCTCTCTTTGCGGACCACATATCCAGCTACCAACCAGCTCAAGGCCGTGACCATAGCCAGCGCTCCAATGTGCAGGAAAGGTGCTGTGGACTGGtaacataaaacacatgtaaaagACTGGCAATAAATGTTATAACTCTTAAATATCTAAGAACTTCTTGTTCtgatgacataaaaaataacttaTGACATCAGAAAATCCTGTGATGAACATGAATTTATCACAGGGgttaacagataaaataaaacggGTATTCGGTACCATAGTTGAAAAACTGGAATAATCCCAGCAGCTGATTTGGCCGTTCAATCTCCATCCACCAAGTTTGAGGTAGCTCTGATATTTTAAGTACAAAATATAGCAAATGCTTAACATTTAAGAtgtaacacttaaaaaacatcCCTATTATCAGAAAAGGTTTGGTCTAACCCGAgctacttttggcacttatgGCCAGATGGGGCcaaaagtctgaaaataaaaagcttaatCAGACCATGACTGGTGAATACAGACAACCATCATCTAAACCACCATCACCTGAGGCCAGATGTGGGCCACACAACAACTGTCAAAGTGGGTTTCGTTTGAGACCAAAATTCTTTGCCATTTGG
The sequence above is a segment of the Melanotaenia boesemani isolate fMelBoe1 chromosome 15, fMelBoe1.pri, whole genome shotgun sequence genome. Coding sequences within it:
- the gdpd5a gene encoding glycerophosphodiester phosphodiesterase domain-containing protein 5; this translates as MVKHQPLQVYEKQVFLSFVTGIYGCRWKRYQRSQDDSSRWECTWLAILCSSFLLLLFWAYFWLVAQNDFNDFNRSVYNRSGEWTDETIPILISTTVGFSYITFLLILALFHISLGQQLNLYWVHKIGVLATLLTTISGIVSVDDVWGDEWDILLVSLQSTAPFLHIGALAMVTALSWLVAGYVVRKERSNFQMMVLVVYFLILLAVCLAPLTFTCPCIMDRSTLKPRPNVIGRRGAPMLAPENTMLSFNRALQHGASSLEADVTISVDGVPFLMRDHTLRRTTDVSKVFPSRQREDASFFNWTEIRSLNAGQWFLESDPYWTVKTLTAKDRSRIGNLTVCSLVEMLRLAARANSSALVNIRKPPPEHPRFRSWFMDTLWALQKAGISHKRVTLSPDTDRGRVRGLQQTTNEKLSVEEIRQRGITSLTLHYGKISYEDIQEYLANNVSVTVYPVNEPWLYSILWCSGVPSVSSDAPQVLRKVPYPVWLMSHSAYNFIWISSDLVSLAIVIGIFCFQKWRISGMQNYNPEQIMLSAVRRPSRDVNIMKEKLIFSELNNGLGSTEELSLYPENGHVRFSL